One part of the Quercus lobata isolate SW786 chromosome 7, ValleyOak3.0 Primary Assembly, whole genome shotgun sequence genome encodes these proteins:
- the LOC115953006 gene encoding protein EMSY-LIKE 3-like isoform X1, with product MDYEFSDSSDTDDDLPPPSHQNRVPRGSHVTGNGRSAVGSVPFLRMHSDMEAEIHHLEQEAYYSVLRAFKAQSNAITWEKEEMITELRKELRVSDDEHRELLTKVNADDIILKIREWRQSGGQQPARLNTSHFGHDLVPSPTVSASRKKQKTSQLGQPLSVLPSMKPMQYPSSGPAGSRHFANRSSSGAIVANEPADATTFEPLIGRKVWTRWPDDNNFYEAVITDYNSTEGRHALVYDINTANETWEWVDLKEISPKDIRWDGEDLGILHQGGHSGQARGFKKALSRGGVVPGAGRGRGPMRVQSRKEFLPSQNGIGKKVYDDIELLNTDTLVKEVERVFSASQPDPSELEKAKKMLKDHEQALIDAIARLAYASDGESADGGQPLLNGQSLG from the exons ATGGACTATGAATTTTCCGATAGCAGCG atACCGATGATGATCTTCCTCCCCCATCTCACCAAAACAGAGTTCCAAGAGGTAGCCATGTTACAGGAAATGGAAGGTCTGCTGTAGGTTCTGTCCCATTCCTTAGGATGCATAGTGACATGGAGGCCGAAATTCATCACCTTGAACAAGAAGCATACTATTCAGTCCTGCGTGCTTTTAAAGCTCAGTCCAATGCCATTACTTGG GAGAAAGAAGAAATGATAACCGAACTTCGGAAAGAGTTGAGAGTATCAGATGACGAGCACAGGGAACTTCTGACCAAGGTTAATGCTGATGATATTATTCTTAAGATAAG GGAGTGGAGACAGTCAGGTGGGCAGCAACCTGCCAGACTTAACACGTCTCATTTTGGTCATGATCTTGTACCCAGTCCTACTGTCTCAGCATCTCGCAAGAAACAGAAGACATCCCAATTG GGTCAGCCGTTGTCTGTGTTACCCTCAATGAAGCCTATGCAGTACCCTTCCTCAGGTCCTGCCGGAAGTAGACATTTCGCAAATCGCAGCTCTTCCGGTGCCATTGTGGCAAATGAACCTGCTGACGCTACAACATTTGAACCATTAATTGGAAGGAAAGTGTGGACAAGATGGCCTGATGACAACAATTTCTATGAGGCTGTCATAACAGATTACAACTCTACTGAG GGCCGGCATGCTTTGGTATATGATATTAATACAGCTAATGAGACCTGGGAGTGGGTTGATCTCAAAGAG ATCTCTCCCAAGGATATTCGATGGGATGGTGAGGATCTAGGCATATTGCATCAAGGGGGTCACAGTGGGCAAGCCCGTGGGTTTAAGAAAGCCTTGAGCCGTGGTGGTGTTGTTCCAGGTGCTGGAAGAGGGAGAGGACCCATGAGGGTTCAATCTAGAAAAGAATTTTTACCATCACAAAATGGTATTGGAAAGAAAGTTTATGATGATATAGAATTGCTTAACACTGATACATTGGTAAAGGAG GTGGAGAGGGTTTTCAGTGCTAGTCAGCCAGATCCTTCTGAGCTTGAAAAGGCAAAGAAAATGCTTAAA GATCATGAACAGGCACTCATTGATGCAATTGCCAGGCTTGCTTATGCATCTGATGGTGAAAGTG CAGATGGAGGGCAGCCACTCTTGAATGGGCAATCTTTAGGATGA
- the LOC115953006 gene encoding protein EMSY-LIKE 2-like isoform X2: protein MDYEFSDSSDTDDDLPPPSHQNRVPRGSHVTGNGRSAVGSVPFLRMHSDMEAEIHHLEQEAYYSVLRAFKAQSNAITWEKEEMITELRKELRVSDDEHRELLTKVNADDIILKIREWRQSGGQQPARLNTSHFGHDLVPSPTVSASRKKQKTSQLGQPLSVLPSMKPMQYPSSGPAGSRHFANRSSSGAIVANEPADATTFEPLIGRKVWTRWPDDNNFYEAVITDYNSTEGRHALVYDINTANETWEWVDLKEISPKDIRWDGEDLGILHQGGHSGQARGFKKALSRGGVVPGAGRGRGPMRVQSRKEFLPSQNGIGKKVYDDIELLNTDTLVKEVERVFSASQPDPSELEKAKKMLKDHEQALIDAIARLAYASDGESDGGQPLLNGQSLG from the exons ATGGACTATGAATTTTCCGATAGCAGCG atACCGATGATGATCTTCCTCCCCCATCTCACCAAAACAGAGTTCCAAGAGGTAGCCATGTTACAGGAAATGGAAGGTCTGCTGTAGGTTCTGTCCCATTCCTTAGGATGCATAGTGACATGGAGGCCGAAATTCATCACCTTGAACAAGAAGCATACTATTCAGTCCTGCGTGCTTTTAAAGCTCAGTCCAATGCCATTACTTGG GAGAAAGAAGAAATGATAACCGAACTTCGGAAAGAGTTGAGAGTATCAGATGACGAGCACAGGGAACTTCTGACCAAGGTTAATGCTGATGATATTATTCTTAAGATAAG GGAGTGGAGACAGTCAGGTGGGCAGCAACCTGCCAGACTTAACACGTCTCATTTTGGTCATGATCTTGTACCCAGTCCTACTGTCTCAGCATCTCGCAAGAAACAGAAGACATCCCAATTG GGTCAGCCGTTGTCTGTGTTACCCTCAATGAAGCCTATGCAGTACCCTTCCTCAGGTCCTGCCGGAAGTAGACATTTCGCAAATCGCAGCTCTTCCGGTGCCATTGTGGCAAATGAACCTGCTGACGCTACAACATTTGAACCATTAATTGGAAGGAAAGTGTGGACAAGATGGCCTGATGACAACAATTTCTATGAGGCTGTCATAACAGATTACAACTCTACTGAG GGCCGGCATGCTTTGGTATATGATATTAATACAGCTAATGAGACCTGGGAGTGGGTTGATCTCAAAGAG ATCTCTCCCAAGGATATTCGATGGGATGGTGAGGATCTAGGCATATTGCATCAAGGGGGTCACAGTGGGCAAGCCCGTGGGTTTAAGAAAGCCTTGAGCCGTGGTGGTGTTGTTCCAGGTGCTGGAAGAGGGAGAGGACCCATGAGGGTTCAATCTAGAAAAGAATTTTTACCATCACAAAATGGTATTGGAAAGAAAGTTTATGATGATATAGAATTGCTTAACACTGATACATTGGTAAAGGAG GTGGAGAGGGTTTTCAGTGCTAGTCAGCCAGATCCTTCTGAGCTTGAAAAGGCAAAGAAAATGCTTAAA GATCATGAACAGGCACTCATTGATGCAATTGCCAGGCTTGCTTATGCATCTGATGGTGAAAGTG ATGGAGGGCAGCCACTCTTGAATGGGCAATCTTTAGGATGA